Proteins from a single region of Streptomyces spinoverrucosus:
- a CDS encoding AAA family ATPase → MGTHDTAATGGDAAALAEEIRRVLARVDAHAARTVEPEAEHTEAAALDPVRQPTAPLDALVTCFGLTPFERDLVLLAAAQELEPTTAARCAAASGDPERAYPTFSLALAALAEPHWSALTPVAPLRRWRIVELDDDTRLTTSRLRLDERILHFLLGSPYLDARLHGRLRRAPVPDRLPPSYDLAANRVAAGWTTSPAPDVPPLVEVTGGDARSRADIAAAAASRCGLGLYATSAEDLPTDPAGRDRLARLWQREAILLPAALLVEVGELDRDQRAATEAFLAGAAVPVVVSSEDPLRSDRPHGARVTVPRLDDDEQLALWTEAFEDVDLDERELRSLVAQFQLPPHVVRTAAATVRRDLPVEDELDAAHLAWRAGMEEARIGMDGLGRRIEPRAGWDDLVLHERQVAVLREIVAHVRQRPTVHQEWGFAGTLRRGLGVTALFAGGSGTGKTLAAEVMAKELGLDLFVIDLSQVVSKYIGETEKNLRRVFDAAERGGALLLFDEADALFGKRSEVKDSHDRYANLEVSYLLMRMEAYRGLAVLTTNMKKALDTAFLRRIRFVVDFPFPAEHERAEIWRRVLPPQAPVKDIDCDLLAQLTVAGGSIRNIALSGAFLAAEEGDRLQMRHMLAAARTEYLKLERSLTPTEVRGWV, encoded by the coding sequence ATGGGCACGCACGACACGGCGGCCACCGGCGGTGACGCCGCCGCGCTGGCCGAGGAGATCCGTCGCGTCCTCGCCCGCGTCGACGCCCACGCGGCGCGCACCGTCGAGCCGGAAGCGGAACACACCGAAGCCGCCGCCCTCGACCCCGTACGACAGCCCACCGCCCCCCTCGACGCCCTCGTCACCTGCTTCGGGCTCACCCCCTTCGAGCGCGACCTCGTCCTGCTCGCCGCCGCCCAGGAGCTGGAGCCCACGACGGCCGCCCGGTGTGCCGCCGCCAGCGGTGATCCGGAGCGGGCGTACCCCACCTTCTCGCTCGCCCTGGCGGCCCTCGCCGAGCCGCACTGGAGCGCGCTCACACCGGTGGCGCCGCTGCGGCGCTGGCGGATCGTCGAGCTGGACGACGACACCCGGCTCACCACCTCCCGGCTCCGGCTCGACGAACGCATCCTGCACTTCCTGCTCGGCTCGCCCTATCTGGACGCCCGGCTGCACGGCCGGCTGCGGCGCGCCCCGGTCCCCGACCGGCTGCCGCCGTCGTACGACCTGGCCGCGAACCGGGTCGCCGCGGGCTGGACGACGTCCCCGGCGCCGGACGTGCCGCCGCTCGTCGAGGTGACCGGCGGCGACGCGCGCAGCCGGGCCGACATCGCGGCCGCGGCGGCGAGCCGGTGCGGGCTCGGGCTGTACGCGACGAGCGCCGAGGACCTGCCCACCGACCCCGCCGGACGGGACCGGCTGGCCCGGCTGTGGCAGCGCGAGGCGATCCTGCTGCCCGCCGCGCTCCTCGTAGAGGTGGGCGAACTGGACCGCGACCAGCGGGCGGCGACCGAGGCGTTCCTGGCCGGGGCGGCCGTACCCGTGGTGGTGTCCAGCGAGGACCCGCTGCGCTCCGACCGCCCGCACGGCGCCCGCGTGACGGTCCCCCGGCTCGACGACGACGAACAACTCGCCCTGTGGACCGAGGCGTTCGAGGACGTCGACCTGGACGAACGCGAACTCCGGTCCCTGGTAGCCCAGTTCCAGCTGCCACCGCACGTCGTCCGCACCGCCGCCGCCACGGTACGCCGTGACCTGCCCGTCGAGGACGAGCTGGACGCCGCCCACCTCGCCTGGCGGGCCGGCATGGAGGAGGCCCGCATCGGCATGGACGGGCTGGGCCGGCGGATCGAACCCCGCGCCGGGTGGGACGACCTGGTGCTGCACGAGCGGCAGGTCGCCGTGCTGCGCGAGATCGTCGCCCACGTGCGGCAGCGGCCGACCGTCCACCAGGAATGGGGCTTCGCGGGCACCCTGCGCCGCGGACTCGGCGTCACCGCGCTGTTCGCGGGCGGCTCGGGCACCGGCAAGACGCTGGCCGCCGAGGTCATGGCGAAGGAGCTGGGCCTCGACCTGTTCGTCATCGACCTGTCCCAGGTGGTCAGCAAGTACATCGGCGAGACCGAGAAGAACCTGCGCCGCGTCTTCGACGCCGCCGAACGCGGCGGCGCGCTGCTGCTCTTCGACGAGGCGGACGCCCTGTTCGGCAAGCGCAGCGAGGTCAAGGACAGCCACGACCGGTACGCCAACCTCGAAGTGAGCTATCTGCTGATGCGGATGGAGGCCTACCGCGGCCTCGCCGTCCTCACCACCAACATGAAGAAGGCCCTCGACACCGCCTTCCTGCGCCGCATCCGTTTCGTCGTCGACTTCCCCTTCCCGGCCGAGCACGAGCGCGCCGAGATCTGGCGGCGCGTGCTGCCGCCGCAGGCCCCGGTGAAGGACATCGACTGCGACCTGCTCGCCCAGCTCACCGTCGCGGGCGGCTCGATCCGCAACATCGCCCTGTCCGGGGCCTTCCTCGCCGCCGAGGAGGGCGACCGCCTCCAGATGCGGCACATGCTCGCGGCGGCCCGCACCGAGTACCTGAAGCTGGAGCGGTCCCTGACACCGACGGAGGTCCGGGGATGGGTGTGA